Proteins found in one Herbiconiux sp. A18JL235 genomic segment:
- a CDS encoding NAD kinase produces MAGASDRDDRSLSVSAERYMLVVLHTGRRDSVEAAESVCRQLRAAGVRPVLAPFDSDDDAEVLGELGEVETLGRGVSVHDLELVIVLGGDGTILRAAEVVRGSAVPLLGVNLGHVGFLAESDREDLTETVNRALARDYEVEERMTLSVRVKVGEEVVYETWALNEATVEKASRERMLEVVVEVDGRPLSSFGCDGVVMSTPTGSTAYSFSAGGPVVWPSLDALLLVPLSPHALFARPLVVGPDSALAVEVLDRTQGGAVLWSDGRRMWDLPKRARVVVRRSPVPVKLARLHQAPFTDRLVRKFNLPVNGWRGPIDSD; encoded by the coding sequence ATGGCTGGAGCGAGTGACCGAGATGACAGGAGCCTGAGCGTGTCTGCTGAGCGATACATGCTCGTGGTGCTGCACACCGGCCGCCGAGACTCCGTGGAGGCTGCCGAGAGCGTGTGCCGGCAGCTTCGGGCGGCGGGAGTCCGTCCCGTGCTCGCCCCCTTCGACTCCGACGACGACGCCGAGGTGCTTGGCGAGCTGGGCGAGGTGGAGACCCTCGGCCGCGGCGTCTCGGTGCACGACCTCGAGCTCGTGATCGTGCTGGGCGGCGACGGCACCATCCTCCGCGCCGCCGAGGTGGTGCGCGGCTCGGCCGTGCCGTTGCTCGGCGTGAACCTCGGGCACGTCGGGTTCCTCGCCGAGAGCGATCGCGAAGATCTCACCGAGACGGTGAACCGCGCACTCGCGCGCGACTACGAGGTCGAGGAACGCATGACGCTCTCGGTGCGGGTGAAGGTGGGCGAGGAGGTCGTCTACGAGACCTGGGCGCTCAACGAGGCCACCGTCGAGAAGGCGAGCCGGGAGCGGATGCTCGAGGTCGTCGTCGAGGTCGACGGTCGCCCGCTGTCGAGCTTCGGCTGCGACGGAGTGGTGATGTCGACCCCCACGGGCTCCACCGCCTACTCCTTCTCAGCAGGCGGCCCCGTGGTCTGGCCGAGCCTCGACGCCCTGCTCCTCGTGCCGCTCAGCCCCCACGCGCTGTTCGCCCGCCCTCTCGTGGTCGGCCCCGATTCGGCACTCGCCGTCGAGGTGCTCGACCGCACACAGGGCGGAGCGGTGCTGTGGAGCGACGGCCGCCGGATGTGGGACCTGCCGAAGCGGGCCCGCGTGGTCGTGAGGCGGTCCCCGGTGCCGGTGAAGCTCGCCCGCCTGCACCAGGCACCGTTCACCGACCGGCTGGTGCGCAAGTTCAACCTGCCCGTCAACGGGTGGAGAGGCCCCATCGACAGTGATTGA
- a CDS encoding TlyA family RNA methyltransferase, translated as MPEARLDAAVAALGLARSRTHAARLIANGYVRVDGEPVVKASFAVREGQLVSVDAVDRYVSRGANKLLAALEAFDGVRVEGRLALDAGASTGGFTQVLLERGARQVIAADVGHGQLDPIIARDDRVVQVEGFNLRYATPETLAGASGVEEAPELVVADLSFIPLALVLPALQAVATPEADFVLLVKPQFEVGRTGVKEGIVRDPALRADAVASVLWAAFDLGLSTAGLIRSPIAGNAGNLEYLVWLDRRVGTHPTEWLERVTEMTGA; from the coding sequence ATGCCTGAAGCACGTCTCGATGCAGCGGTCGCCGCACTCGGACTCGCGCGGTCGCGCACCCACGCGGCACGACTGATCGCCAACGGCTACGTGCGTGTCGACGGCGAGCCGGTGGTGAAAGCGTCGTTCGCGGTGCGTGAGGGCCAGCTCGTCTCGGTCGATGCCGTCGACCGCTATGTCAGCCGAGGTGCCAACAAGCTCCTCGCCGCCCTGGAGGCGTTCGACGGTGTGCGCGTCGAGGGGCGACTCGCGCTCGATGCAGGTGCCTCGACCGGCGGGTTCACACAGGTGCTGCTCGAGCGGGGCGCGCGGCAGGTCATCGCCGCCGACGTCGGCCATGGCCAGCTCGACCCGATCATCGCTCGAGACGACCGCGTGGTGCAGGTCGAGGGTTTCAATCTCCGTTACGCCACCCCCGAGACGCTCGCGGGCGCATCCGGTGTGGAGGAGGCGCCCGAGCTGGTCGTCGCCGACCTCTCGTTCATCCCGCTCGCCCTCGTGCTGCCGGCGCTCCAGGCGGTGGCGACACCCGAGGCCGATTTCGTGCTGCTCGTGAAACCGCAGTTCGAGGTGGGGCGCACCGGTGTGAAAGAAGGGATCGTCAGAGATCCGGCCCTCCGCGCCGATGCCGTAGCCTCTGTGCTCTGGGCGGCCTTTGACCTCGGGTTGTCCACAGCCGGCCTGATCCGCTCGCCGATCGCGGGAAATGCAGGCAATCTTGAGTACCTCGTCTGGCTCGACCGGCGAGTGGGAACGCATCCGACAGAATGGCTGGAGCGAGTGACCGAGATGACAGGAGCCTGA
- a CDS encoding HAD-IIA family hydrolase, whose translation MGLFTKKNDAQGATPLDGVDAVLADLDGVVYQGPDPIPHAVDSLLRASSEGLRVGYITNNASRTDAQVAEHLSGFGLQVAPRDVVTSPQAAMRLMSTLIDPGATVLVVGGVGLVSEVEKAGFVVTRSVDDGPAAVVQGFAPEVGWTQLAEASFALHDPAVHWVATNTDWTIPVARGIAPGNGTLVSAVHTAVGRLPVVAGKPETPIFEVAKERFGASNAAFIGDRLDTDTMGAKRAGLRAIHVLTGIDRAKQLLAAAKGQRPDFIVDDLRGLFEPYPATTVSKDGSETKVGSSVVRMQGHVVRVAKAGDSATDLVRAGSAAIWNSGLSIHALDVDPAIYS comes from the coding sequence ATGGGGCTGTTCACGAAGAAGAATGACGCGCAGGGAGCAACGCCGCTCGACGGCGTCGACGCGGTGCTGGCCGACCTCGACGGAGTCGTCTACCAAGGGCCCGATCCCATTCCGCACGCTGTCGACTCGTTGCTCCGTGCGAGCTCGGAGGGCCTGCGGGTGGGCTACATCACGAACAACGCGTCGCGCACCGATGCGCAGGTCGCCGAGCATCTCTCCGGCTTCGGCCTGCAGGTGGCGCCGCGCGACGTCGTCACCTCGCCCCAGGCGGCGATGCGCCTCATGTCGACCCTGATCGACCCCGGTGCGACGGTGCTGGTCGTCGGCGGCGTCGGCCTGGTCTCGGAGGTGGAGAAGGCTGGTTTCGTCGTCACGCGCTCGGTCGACGACGGCCCCGCCGCCGTCGTGCAGGGCTTCGCGCCCGAGGTGGGGTGGACCCAGCTCGCCGAGGCGAGCTTCGCGCTCCACGACCCCGCCGTGCACTGGGTCGCCACGAACACCGACTGGACCATCCCCGTCGCCCGTGGCATCGCGCCGGGCAACGGCACCCTCGTGTCGGCCGTGCACACCGCCGTCGGCCGCCTGCCCGTCGTCGCCGGAAAGCCTGAGACCCCCATCTTCGAGGTCGCCAAGGAGCGCTTCGGGGCGTCGAACGCCGCCTTCATCGGCGATCGACTCGACACCGACACGATGGGGGCGAAGCGCGCGGGGCTCCGCGCCATCCACGTTCTCACCGGCATCGATCGGGCGAAGCAACTGCTCGCGGCAGCCAAGGGGCAGCGCCCCGACTTCATCGTCGACGACCTGAGGGGACTGTTCGAGCCCTACCCGGCCACAACGGTATCGAAAGACGGAAGCGAGACGAAGGTCGGGTCGTCGGTCGTGCGCATGCAGGGCCACGTCGTGCGAGTGGCCAAGGCGGGCGATTCGGCGACCGATCTGGTGCGTGCGGGCAGCGCAGCGATCTGGAACTCCGGGCTGTCGATCCACGCGCTCGACGTCGACCCGGCGATCTACAGCTGA